The DNA segment ataatagaaaaatatcaaGGAAccatgccttttcttttctaagtcattaaaatttaaagcatTAATCAAATGTTGAACCTCCTCAGGGCAGTCAAAACTCTTCAActctttttcaattaaatttgccATGGCCTTTATGTATCCTTCACGTTGATACCATGATGGTATTACTGTGTGCTGCATGTTGACTAGATACTCATCCTCTCTGAAGAACCAATAACAATTCACAATATAACAGAATGTTAGATAGTTTAATATTTGAAGTATAATAAATGAGATAgcaatattttaaagtaatcaCCGGAATATACTCTCCAGTAGACGTAGGCTTGAGCCACTGGTTGATATTGAAAATTGTGGATAAAGTGGAAGAATAACAAGCTTTGTAATTCCATCCCTTTTAATCTacacaatataatttttaaaggatAAATTGTAATTAGATTGGCAAGaaatcacaaaaagataaatatgGTTGAAAAAGTTATACTTTCAAGCTCTTATTTTTGGCATTCCTGATTTTTgttatcattttaataatttcttctttccttgagattttcttaaaacatgattTGTTTTCATCCATGCATCACTACTTTAAACCAAATAGTAGTTAATTTCTCATATTTAATTGATATATGGAAGCTGCCCAATAATGCAGATCAAAGACAACTGCTTCATGCAAcccttattttgaaattttgcacACTTTCTTCTAGAATATGAAGCATGCGGCTACATTTTTTTAACTCAGATCACAGGACAATAACAGGGAAGAGAATCCACCAATAGCATAATCTTAATCAACTTCTATTGAAGTCAACATCATGAACTACCTGCTCAATAGCTTCTTCAGTGAAAGGATGCCAGTAACGCATGCCAACATACACTTCAGCTGGGACATTCTTTTCCCAAAGAGATTTTTTCAACTCTTCGGCCTGTGAAGGAGTTCATTAGATGAGCTAGGACTACCAGGACAAAAAaagagtcaaacaaaaatatttaacggGATAACATAAGTTGATTGTAAAATCTCAATGGATTAATGGAATTTTCAAAGTTTGATTGAAATGGTTGGAAAAATATTAGGATTTGGTGGCAATATAACATTGTCCAAGACAGTAACTTAAGTTCCCGacagaaaaaatatttctgCTGTAATAGTAACCacataaaaatagttataaccaCTATTGCTAGATGAAATTGAAATACAAATGATGCTAATTTCTAGAAATCTCTTTGCAATTTTTGGCTCTGCTCTTGTGCTATTCTTTCACTTAACAAAATCTGAAGTTGAGAAAATTGGCAAGAGACAAATTTCATGTCAGGTACAAATACACAGCTCAGAACTCCCTCTcaaatataattagttaaatttctGGAAACTGAAATTTGAAGTATCCGATGCCTATTTACAAATTTGAGAATAAAATATGtcataaaggaaaagaaaaaaagttaacagGAAGTGTCATACCTGTTCATCAGTCATGCGTCTGAGAGGAGAGCCACCGCCAATTGAAGCATAGCCTTCCTTGCTCTTTGGGGCTCTTGCGACAGATACAAATTGAGCTAATGGCTTttgaaaaaaactaaatatccTTGGCAAACGTATTATATCCTGTGAGATTGTTCACAACACCAAACAATAAGGAATGGGTAGTTGTAGGTTAATCTCAACCTAAAGGAATTGAAGGATAAAAAATGACAGCTCAAATGCTAAGTCTGTAAAACCTAGTGTATTACCGGGTCAGCAAAAAGGTTAAACAAAAAAGGCTGCACATCTTCTAGAGTCTCTGGACCTCCAAGGTTTAACAGTAACACACCAATCTTATCATCACCAATAAGAGTTGTATCAGAAACATCTTGAGCTGTTGAAGTTGCTAAAGATTCTACTGTGAACAACTGTTTGTTGAGTGTTTTGTTAGAAACCAAGGATTGTGTTTCAGACCACCATGGAGAACATCTGACTGATGTGTAATTTTTCAAGGGATTTGTGTTAAAAGACGCCTCCACATTAGCTCCAAAGCAATGGTACTTCTTTTGAGAGGTACAAATTGCCTGTGGTAACAAcctatgaaaataaaagattatacacttggggaaattctattaatcttgacatttagtaataaaaaaattgaccaaATAAGGCACAATTTTGTACGAGGTGTCGAGGTGTCAAATGTTTTGATCACATTCAAGTTTAGAAGACAAAGAAAAGTTGCACTTTGATGCACAATTCAAAGCCACAAAgaaattttacacataaaattgcTTGGATGAAAGCCTAGCAGTTCCATGCTTcaggaaagaaacaaaaatgcaaaaaaaaaatcaaatcatgcTCATGACCCCTCAAAATGCAAAATTTGTGGTCATGACTCATGAACATATATGCGAACTTGAAAGGGAACAAAGAGTACTTCATTGAGTTCATTCTCAGGATATTTCCATTTTAATCCAATCATTTGTTATAGATAAACTCCATTCCAAAATTAAGTTCAAGTTGCAAAAATTACCAACCAAGAAATGGAACATAACTTCTCGACCTGCATTTCCAACCAAAAAATGCCATTTTCATAATAAGTACAAACACTCCCTTTTATAATTGCCAGTGCCAATAACTTAcgaaatgacattttttataatatgtagAAACATTGAAGAAAATCCTTATA comes from the Glycine soja cultivar W05 chromosome 6, ASM419377v2, whole genome shotgun sequence genome and includes:
- the LOC114415898 gene encoding ferrochelatase-2, chloroplastic-like; translation: MNSPIHAPSSSASSSSYMLRPSPCLTHASRNLKCPMLLPQAICTSQKKYHCFGANVEASFNTNPLKNYTSVRCSPWWSETQSLVSNKTLNKQLFTVESLATSTAQDVSDTTLIGDDKIGVLLLNLGGPETLEDVQPFLFNLFADPDIIRLPRIFSFFQKPLAQFVSVARAPKSKEGYASIGGGSPLRRMTDEQAEELKKSLWEKNVPAEVYVGMRYWHPFTEEAIEQIKRDGITKLVILPLYPQFSISTSGSSLRLLESIFREDEYLVNMQHTVIPSWYQREGYIKAMANLIEKELKSFDCPEEVMIFFSAHGVPLAYVEEAGDPYKAEMEECVELIMEELETRKITNACTLAYQSRVGPVEWLRPYTDETIIELGRKGVKSLLAVPISFVSEHIETLEEIDVEYKELALESGIENWGRVPALGCEPTFISDLADAVIDSLPYVGAMAASDLEARQSLVPLGSVEELLAAYDSQRRELPPPVIVWEWGWTKSAETWNGRVAMLAVLLLLFFEFTADKGLLHQMGIWPSLR